In Glycine max cultivar Williams 82 chromosome 10, Glycine_max_v4.0, whole genome shotgun sequence, the DNA window ATTGAAGTGGGATTGCAATCTTCTGTGTGCAATCATGCGATCATCGATCTCCAGTGAGGTAGAGCAAGCCGAAAATCCATTCATTCTCATTTGTGAAGCCCTTCCCTACCCATTCGTAACCTTCTCCTTATCCCTTTGCAAATCTTCCATGTTGCAACTGCTGGACCACCACACCACGCCTGGTCTGTTGCCACCTACGCCTTCTATTGCGCTACCAATTGTGCCACCCTTTGGCTGTAGCAACTGTTTTCAGCTTGTCTTTTGTGGAGAATATGTCTTCCACAAGGTTCTAGACCCATTCCAATTCCACCCTGTCATTGTATTGTTACAGGATCCATTGAATTACAGCTTGGACCAACTTTGGAACACAAGTTTGGCCCAAGTTTGTTCAAGAACTACTTCCTTAACAAGGTCAACAACACAACGTTCgtatcaacaacaaaaataagaataagGGCTTTTGCCCCGCTTTTCTGATTATAGTTTTTcaacttaattttgttttaatattgtgatttagagttattttctttatttacgTTGTTCTTTTTTGCATATATAAgtgtaatttttcattttaggtAAAAACATAGGATCCTACTTTCCTAGTTATGATCCCCAAGTTAAGAGTTTTCACCTCCCTCCCGATCCTAGGTAGAATCTTGAGTTTAACAACATAGACTGAAACAATAAAATTGACTTAATGGCGAACCCATTACACAACCTGCAAGATTATTAGTTTACATAAGCTGCCACTCAACTTGTCATTTTTGGTGGGTTAAATGGGTTGACTTGTTGAGTCAAACTTGTTTTTACCAACTCTAGTGAAATCTATGAAAACGATAAAGCcaccaattcaaaattttggaCTATGGAAGAAAAGATGGGGGTGAAAAAGCAAAGGTGGAAAGTTAGCGGATGGAAAGAATCGGAATATGCATTGAAGACATTGATTTCATTGATACTGCTGATTTCGAGGCATTAAACCCATTTATAGGAATGGAATCTATTGTGAAAAAATCCAATTGTCTTTGGCAAATTCTCCTTGAAATCAATGTGTCTACTGTctagaaactagaaagaaagTAATCGTGATTTGTGAGGAAgactcttattaaaaaaattgatagtgAAGGAGCTTAAGATATTAAAACAACAACCAAGGAAATTGCAGAAGTCATCTAAAGTAGTAGCAATCTAAAACCAATTGTCAAATGTCAATATTGAAAAACAAGTTGTGCAGATTCAAAAACCTATAAAGGAAATGTTTCATTCAGTTGCTATATTCGGTTTGATGTTCAGTTATTGGAGCAAATGTTCTGTGACACCATTTTATTTGTCTAGCAGCCAATCAAGTAATCTTTTATTACCCTCAATGGTCATCTTTGCCTAAATTGGTTTTTCAGGAAAAGAGAACAGAGCATGTATGGTTAAGATCAGAAGTTAAAGTCATGCGACGTTTTCTAGTGATCATTTGTCCTTTAAGTTCTAATTTTAACCATTCATATAATCTCCAAGGGTCAATATTTGATCCTTTCACTTATCATGAAAACGCATTGCTATAACTTGCTATATTCCCCACATGTTTGTGTATGTGATATTATGCTATTATGACTGCTTCACTTCAAACATGCTAACAATGCTTGTATCAATGCCAAAAGTACAACTGAGATTATCTTGTTTGGGAAATGATACCGTTCAATCAAAAGCTTCTTTTGTCTTTAAACTTCCAATGCCAAAAAGTATTCAGTTCAGTTGATATTTTAGAAAGTTTGATGTTCCATTTTCTAGAGGCAATATTGAATCAAAAAACTTGATTAATGCTGTGAAAAATAGATGGCCAAATTATCTGGTCTTTTATGGAGTCATAATGTCTAATAGAGTCTTCAAATGTCTTCCTGTTCTGGGATTTCTCTGTttggttaaaaaatatgaattgtaTACCTGCCActcaattatttctttatgcAGCCGATAGTAAGTATCCAAAACTGTGTATTCGTATGACttatgagatgatatttatattttggtaTTACATTCTGTTTTTCACTTGGTTCTTATAGTAATATTTTCTCCAATGTAGATTGTGAATTCTTGCCActgctctattttttttttcctgtttgaGATGAAAATCTTATAGAAGAAATGGAGAGGAACTGGTTGAAGTTTGCTCCTCAATATTACATATCCCATTTGTGTATTTGGCCTTTTTGtcttgaaaattaaaagaacagccttttgtttagtgtgatATTCATAATTTTGAGCCATCAGGAAAAAGAATGTATGTATATACATCGGTTTTATTAATGGCTGAAGGCCAAAATTCCGGCATATAAACACGCCATTGTGCCTTATGACAGGCTTCCCTTCATAAATTGCCTATAGCGGTTGGCAGGCAAAAAATCCACCACACCTTGGCGCCACCATGGCTGCTATTTAATAACACTGTTAGTGAAGGAAATAGAGTAGACACAAGTTGATGATTCTCTTACTGTATTATTGAAGAGAGAGGGGGTGGGGatggattttttaattattcagagTGAGAGAGATTATATTATAAGGGTGAAACCGTAAAAATATAACATGATATTAAATATTCATGTTCCAAACATAAGAATTTGATTTCCAATTTAATTTTTGCTGCTTAGCTGACTTCATAACTCtttgtttcaatttcaattGCAGATATTTTCAAGGGATTCCTGAGGCAGCAGTTCCAGAGAATGAGCAGAGGAGTGGATGTGCATGCTGATCTGGAGATACTGAATAATTTTTATGCATTCCCCTTAATGCtgtagttgaaagttgaaactcttcaaattctttttggtCATTTAGTGCATACTGTATGTCTTGATTGTGCGAGTAAATTGTTATTGTGTACCTTGAGGTTGCCATTTTGATAAACTGTACCATTTATTGTAGTCCTGTTTTAGGAAGGACGAAGCTAGAGAATGTTGTACACGCAGGAAAAGCATGTTCCATTAATAAACCATGACCTATGAGATGAGGCATGGACCATggaatgttttaaataatttttgaactTTTATCCGTTGATTGTCAATTTGAGATGCGGCATGGACCATAGAATGttcatattttgtttgaatGCTACTTAGCAGACATTAATCTTTGTTGGCGTCACATATACGGACTTTAGGGGTTCTAATAAACTATTATTCATCTAtgtgatttatttaatattaaatgttaaGCTGAATTACGAATTATTTCTGTTGACAAACAGACCATTATTACTGCACATACAATATGAAACAAACttagttttgttttaaattggCTAATCTAATTGGACTGAAGTGACCACCAATCTTGTGGTAAGTGTTGCAACTAGTTAGATTTTTTGGTGTAGATTTTgagatgaataaaataaatcagcAATTGATTTTTGTTAACATGAAGAATAGAAGTGACGGacactcttaaaaaataattttcttactaAATTGAAGAACATCTAAAAGGTCACGGAGAGTAATAAACACAACCAACTGCCAATTATAACTGGAAGAGAAATGTTATTTACAAGGTCATGAAAAATAACCAACAGAATAACATGGTGGTGCCTATCATCATTGGAGTTATACAAACCTCTGTACATCGAGGCTGACCAGCAACCTCCTTCGAGTCAGAGAGGATCATCAAGCAAAATCTTTTGTATagacattaagaaaaaaatggaattaaAATCTTTCTCTGATAGTAAATAATGTGAAAAGGAATTTTTTGTACTTCAACATCCAACATTTCAATTCCACAAAAGTCACAATGCCACACCACCCACTCCTCCCATCAACACCAGCTCACTCCTGCTTACTTTGTTTTAGTGAATCATGGAGACAGGCAAGCCAGCATATagcacttttttcttttttattttttgaacattTGTATTGGGAATCGAACAGGCATGAAGTGAGATATTTTTGGGGTGGCAGAATCCTTTAACGGTTTAGAAGTTAGTATTCTGTCTTACTGAAACTCTTATCACTGGTTACTTCACCATTATAAGGTTTAGCagataaaagaagaatgaaGGTCATCCAACCTTTATTTGCATAATCTCTATCTCTACTTTTTATAGTTTACTTAGAAacgttataatttttttataatagggCAGATAACAGATATAAGGGGATTTCTGGTGAGGCAACATAGCAATGGTGTTCATGAACCAAAGGCATGTAAAACAGTAAACGGTGTGATATGTTCTTGCAAATGTGAGAGTGGATTGCCTATAAGGCTTGATCTGGCATTTACTTCGTTTGATAGTTGCaggaaataaaaaagggaaTCAGATAATGCCTGAGCAGATATTGTAACACCAGAAGACAAAATTAACATACTAGTGCAATAGATATAGTTTGGAGATCATTATCTCTGCAAACACTACTGCAGAAGAACGATGTCGTTCCCCTAGCAGCAATTGTTCTACTTTCTTGTGTTATAAATGCTCAATTTTTTCCTCTGTATATCACTACCACTGTAATTGGTTATTAAGTTGAATTGTCAGAATCAGAGTAAATATTCAGGTCGTAAGTATCTATTCATTTGTTACTTGCATGAATAATCgtatctttaattttatggtGCTTTTTCTCTTCTACTGGAAAATTCCAGTAAGTAACTGGAGTGGAAATTTTTCCATCTGGATTTGACTGTAAAGTGATTCAGGTTGTAATTCTACTAACTACTAACTTATGCATGCATATTAAATAATCTTTATTCAGATGTCTATTTgggtttcttataattttatttttattagttttttatgtaatttcaatttgttttaagtattaatcctttttaatttcatttggttaggttttattttgaagttagcaaacttattatatattacagtctgtaattgaataataaaaatctttgttaatgcatatatgatatattattatttactcaAAGAATTAAGTAGGAGTTGACATGTCTTATTAGATTATATGGTAAAACCTTAATTATAGTCCGCATACcgtaatataaattaaaaaaactaattttatattaattaaaaaataataaatattatttaattttattaatttcatttgaaaagtaaagttattattaaaatatctttcattgaaattcaatatcatgagttaaaaaaaacaacgCATTTAAATAAGGgatgttttaaaatatgataattcactatttttttttttaaaaatgatacgATATCACTAAATAAGGTGATTAATTAGTTTTGTCTATGTAATATTTTTGCATCCAGAGAGAGAATATAATACAATTAAGTAAGCTGTGATTGAATTGAATCCTAAGTGAATGTGTTATAAGGAACAAAAAAACAAATCCTTGGTGAATGTTGTAACAAAATATTGCGTTGAAAGGGAACAGACAGAGGATGCCCTGCAAACTTGCTTCTCCATTGTGGCTCTTACCAGAGGAACTCATCTCGGAGATCCTCTTTAGGGTTCCGGTGAGATCCCTTCTGCAATTCAGATGCGTCTGCAAATCATGGAAAACCCTAATCTCCCATCCCCAATTCGCCATGCACCGCCTTCGTACCTCAATCGCCCATCCAAACATTGCCCACCAACAATTGACCTCTTCCAAACTCGTATCATACTCTGTGCATTCACTGCTGCAAAACTCTTCAATCCCTGAACAAGGCCATTATTACTCCTCGACGAGTCACAAGTACCGCATTCTTGGTTCCTGCAATGGCTTATTGTGTTTGTCTGATATTAACTTAACCCATGTCGTATTGTGCAACCCTTCCATCAGATCGCAATCCAAAAAATTCCAAATCATGGTTTCGCCTCGGAGTTGTTTCACTTACTATTGCTTTGGCTATGATCACGTGAACGACAAGTACAAGTTGCTGGTTGTTGTGGGTAGTTTTCAAAAATCCGTCACCAAATTATATACCTTTGGTGCAGATTGTTATTGTAGCAAGGTGATTCAGAATTTCCCGTGTCATCCCACCAGGAAGCCAGGGAAGTTTGTGAGTGGCACTCTTAATTGGATCGCGAAAAGAGACCTAAACAACGACGATCAACAAAGGATGATTCTTTCCTTCGATTTGGCGACGGAGACCTATGGCGAAGTGTTGCTGCCTGATGGGGACCATGACAAGATTTGTAGTCCTACATTGGATGTCTTGCGTGACTGTCTTTGTGTTTGTTTCTCTGACTGTAGAAAAGGTCATTGGATTGTGTGGCTCATGAAGGAGTATGGGGTTCCAAATTCTTGGACTAAATTGGTGACCATCCCTTACATTAAGCTTGGGATTTGTAGATGGTCTCACTTGTTTGTGCCATTGTGCATTTCAGAAAATGGTGTTCTTCTCCTCAAGACTACATCTTCCAAATTAGTTATTTACAATTTGAATGATGGTAGGATGGACTATCTTAGGATTGTGGATGAACTTGGGTTTGATATTCATGTTTATCATGAAAGTTTGGTTTCACCACAATTTTAAATTCACATTTGTGGATTCCTTCATGTTGTGTTAGGCTAGCTACTGTTTGTTTCAGAATTTTTGGGGTGTCTCTGTGGTGAGTTCTTTAGGTGAAGCCTTACCCTGCCATCTCTTATATTGTTAATAGATTAGTGatgattaaattgaaaatcACTGATTAATAAGAATTCTACTAATATTATAGCTTTCTTTCTATTcttttcagaaaatatattatgttatctGCACTGGGAAGAcattatttgtattatatttattgtGCTTTTACATACAGAAATACTGAAACAATAAAGCAATCCTAGTGTTGCAGCAGCTAACTCGAGCAATTTTATTTACACATGCAAGACTAAACTATTTGCCCTTGTAGTTTTTCCTCATTTCAAATTCACAAGGTCTGTTATTTTGTTGGAAAACTTAGGCCTTGTTTAATACCTGTAATCTCCAAGACAAAAAAGATGGGAGATTtggcaaaataattttttgaatctGACTTTTTCTAGCCCATCAATATCAAAGGTTTCAATGACATGGATGCccagaattaatttaaaaatatgaaatcttttttttagttagtattaaTCCTGTTTTCCAAAGAAGAACTATAAATGCATGTTATTCATTTGTAAATTTGTAAATTGATttgatcaataattaaaaattaaataaaattattttgtttcaatgACATAATAATGATTAGAATtagaattcaaataaaataataagaaatattttattatgaattaaatattatatgtaattaaaaatacCTAGATATGTTAGTAGTAAATTCGAGAGAgccatcagaaaaaaaaatcgagAGAGTAACACCAACAAACTCTTCTAATGAATctcataaaatatttgttatcaaATATTCATAATATCACCTTTTTTTTAGAAGATTCATAATATCACATGAATGTCGAAATTGAATGaagtaattcatttttttttttaagaaattgaaatgttaTACGGTAAAAATTTCTTAGTTTgaacaaaacatttaaaattcaagCATTTTAAGGGAGTATTTTAGTTAACTTAAAACACAGAAATTTAAATtccttcaaaaagaaaaaaatttaaaattctcttcTGTTTCACCACAGGAACCCTTCTCCGTAAGAGTGCTCACTCGTCTCTATGTTCACCCCTCTCTCCTCTCTCCATACCAGCACTCACTCCTCTCTCCATACCAGCGCTCACTCCTCTCTCTCGGTCTCTCCTCAGAGGTTCCAAGAACTCCTCTCTCCAGTACCAGCGCTCACTCATCTCTCTGCGGGTACTCTCTTTTCTCAGAGGTTCCGAGAACTCCGATCTCGACCCACAGTCTCATTCCCTTGCGAtttctgtgacaccctctacccctcacatatatattaataaaggaataaaaattcaaatattaattaaaagtatttttaaaacatttttaaatacaagcttttcaaatgggtaaaaggctcacattcactttcttctacatcatattcaaacttgtccaaataaataataaagtcatctcgactcaaagaaagtcatataagtctcatataattaatatagaacctatatcctaatgtcacatcctatcagagcgtggtgttcccgtgtccccTAGCATGaagttcttcatagtcatccacctattcatctgcttccccgaacacaagttcaagatcatcacaggatccaaacacaacaacacacagggagtgagttatcacattcctagctaatagagaaagaagacaattaaatatatatattatataaatgagataccacttgcttaaacatagctcacgtaacttcaccacttcgtcattcaaaattcacttttcaattatcaatcacattacacaagaatcccacacttcgatcaagatataataacacatcaattagcaagcatatgcaatagttatgctaagactcaattctatatgcaatgtggtaccatgtcagtgaaaaaccaccctggggcgcttaggagtacataacaagacacaccacacaatgggtttgtcaggtcactctcactaagtaagatcatagggagaccagtcagggtcacgatgttttgcgagaatgctccaaccatatgagatcagcataggcttaaaggagcactcaaacccggtggcccccaaggcctacactctgaagagtccgtcaggtcctctccctcctgattcaggtccaacccctaaaataattttttttacatgcagacactgctcatgaattatacaatatccacgaccttacactcgtgttttaaacacgttcaacacaattgcgctacgatttaacactggttcctaaataggaaacctacattttctctttaacactgcgcatcaacgcttttctcaagataacgctggtcgggtattgtacaattcatagcttacaacacaagtaatttcacatcaagtgttaactacacacttatccacaactagaagtcattcacaatttcacatctcatagtgtcacaatccaccatcacatgtttacacgtatctcacaaattaacacatgttcaactttacacttatactcaatctcaataacaatattataatctcaaagcaacatgttattctatAATTCATCACATgctcacaatttgaattatcatttcatatcctcaatataacaatttatataaaagactatcacaacatgaggactaaaacccctcaaataatattacacaattatatccaaATCATAGgtccaaatatacaaatatcaagagcacaatttatcaagcaattttcatcaggacatcaatattttatttataatcataaaggaaaaattgcaatttaacaaacatcccaaaataaaatcccaatttaatcctctaaggatccctacacatgttctcactaattcccaactgtgaataactcatcccttacctctaagcgggctcacgtgtcttcagccagcgatagccacatctctagcagttcccggaaattctttcaattattcatccgattgctccgatagaattcccaaacgtaagagagacggagaagagattgaaacctccacttgtactgtctttcatacgattcctttttctccctccacgaatattatctcgcaaatcccaacggtggaagcgtgcggaattgaatttcgaacaacatatccaaatttcacaataatccaacggttaacaaaaccgggatcgtagttttaccaagacagctctgggtttctgcgggaaagaaaaaggctacaatgcgaagggtttttctctcagttcagacatgatatcgaaattccca includes these proteins:
- the LOC102670327 gene encoding F-box/kelch-repeat protein At3g23880; the protein is MPCKLASPLWLLPEELISEILFRVPVRSLLQFRCVCKSWKTLISHPQFAMHRLRTSIAHPNIAHQQLTSSKLVSYSVHSLLQNSSIPEQGHYYSSTSHKYRILGSCNGLLCLSDINLTHVVLCNPSIRSQSKKFQIMVSPRSCFTYYCFGYDHVNDKYKLLVVVGSFQKSVTKLYTFGADCYCSKVIQNFPCHPTRKPGKFVSGTLNWIAKRDLNNDDQQRMILSFDLATETYGEVLLPDGDHDKICSPTLDVLRDCLCVCFSDCRKGHWIVWLMKEYGVPNSWTKLVTIPYIKLGICRWSHLFVPLCISENGVLLLKTTSSKLVIYNLNDGRMDYLRIVDELGFDIHVYHESLVSPQF